A portion of the uncultured Methanobrevibacter sp. genome contains these proteins:
- a CDS encoding MarR family transcriptional regulator codes for MLEKEFFNKLGYVKVSPTRMKTMKSLEHEFKLPSEISKSTGLRDTQVSNALSDLKKENLVVCVNEELKRGRIYMLTEDGKEIVQYL; via the coding sequence ATGTTGGAAAAAGAATTTTTTAATAAATTAGGATACGTTAAGGTATCTCCTACAAGAATGAAAACAATGAAAAGCCTGGAACATGAATTTAAATTGCCCTCTGAAATTTCAAAATCAACAGGGTTAAGAGACACACAAGTTTCAAACGCATTGTCTGATTTGAAAAAAGAAAATCTGGTCGTTTGCGTTAATGAAGAATTAAAAAGGGGAAGAATATATATGCTGACTGAGGACGGAAAAGAAATAGTCCAATATCTTTAA
- a CDS encoding thymidylate kinase, which yields MKKFIVIDGLDGSGKDTQVNLIAEAYQKKGRDVTVRSHPCNDNKFGRKSKQALLKTGKLNHIKATIYFGLDAIRSVHMYYYNDDVDVVIFSRYILAVMYLPNIVNTIVYKIVAFILPTSDCMFFLDITPEESLRRIGSRDEQTEMFENIESLRENRERSQKFTYNWNVVPADDAPDVISKKIIEKCFSTDNL from the coding sequence ATGAAGAAATTTATTGTTATTGATGGGTTGGACGGATCTGGAAAGGACACACAGGTTAATCTGATTGCCGAAGCATATCAGAAGAAAGGAAGGGATGTCACTGTCAGGTCCCATCCATGCAATGATAATAAATTTGGAAGAAAATCAAAACAGGCATTGCTTAAAACAGGAAAATTAAACCATATCAAAGCTACAATATATTTCGGGCTTGATGCGATTCGTTCAGTTCATATGTATTATTATAATGATGATGTGGATGTTGTGATATTTTCAAGATACATTCTGGCGGTGATGTATCTTCCCAATATCGTAAATACGATTGTCTATAAAATTGTAGCCTTTATACTTCCTACATCCGACTGCATGTTCTTTTTGGACATCACTCCCGAAGAATCCCTCAGAAGAATTGGCTCACGTGATGAGCAAACAGAAATGTTTGAAAATATAGAATCATTAAGGGAAAATCGTGAAAGGTCTCAAAAATTTACATATAACTGGAACGTTGTTCCGGCAGACGACGCTCCCGATGTTATTTCTAAAAAAATAATAGAAAAGTGCTTCAGCACTGACAATTTATAA
- the comD gene encoding sulfopyruvate decarboxylase subunit alpha — protein sequence MDSSEAIYDSLKDTGIDFIVSVPCVNLSKLLDMIDEDEEIIHIPVTREEEGIGICAGAYLGGKKSAILMQNSGLGNSINALKSLDELYEFPLLMIMSHRGTEGENICGQVPMGQSTPRILEGMDFKFFKPETPNAAYVDIKSAWELSVEEGKPVSVLLEIRYW from the coding sequence ATGGATAGTAGCGAAGCCATTTATGATAGTCTTAAAGACACAGGAATTGACTTTATCGTAAGCGTTCCCTGCGTAAACCTATCAAAATTATTAGACATGATTGATGAAGATGAAGAAATAATTCACATTCCTGTAACCCGTGAAGAGGAAGGAATCGGAATCTGTGCAGGAGCATATCTGGGAGGTAAAAAATCGGCGATTCTAATGCAGAATTCAGGACTTGGAAACTCCATAAATGCACTGAAATCATTGGATGAACTGTATGAATTTCCCCTTTTAATGATAATGAGCCACAGAGGAACGGAAGGTGAAAACATCTGCGGACAGGTCCCGATGGGACAGTCAACACCAAGAATTCTTGAAGGAATGGACTTTAAATTTTTCAAACCTGAAACTCCAAATGCTGCATACGTTGACATCAAATCAGCGTGGGAATTGTCAGTTGAAGAAGGAAAACCTGTGAGTGTGCTTTTAGAAATTAGGTATTGGTGA
- the cofH gene encoding 5-amino-6-(D-ribitylamino)uracil--L-tyrosine 4-hydroxyphenyl transferase CofH produces the protein MFDKLPITSKTERILSKSLDESITVEEANHLMNIKGPDLYPLLATADFLRHEIVGDNVTFINNCNINFTNICTVRCGFCAFGKDADDPDAYILSDEEILAKAEGAVASGAREFTLMGGVLPDADIDYYEHLLTILKDSYPDVAIHGFSPTMVRDACLVSGIDVAEGFEILKKAGLDTLPGTAAEILTDRSREIICPEKVSVAEWIDIVKTAQEVGIPGSATIMYGHVETLEERVEHIDIIRQIQEDTHGFTEFIPMTFMHEYSPIFLEGQSDLGATGTQDLKLYAVSRLMLRDIVPNIQVSWVKMGFRFAQVALTAGTNDLGGTLGGDELSEASGAPDGVDASIDTLARMVKDLGRNPIERNSKYTEFYPIE, from the coding sequence ATGTTTGATAAACTGCCAATCACTTCTAAAACAGAAAGGATTTTATCAAAATCTCTTGATGAATCAATCACTGTTGAAGAAGCTAATCATTTAATGAATATTAAAGGGCCTGATTTATATCCCTTACTAGCAACTGCTGATTTTTTAAGACATGAAATCGTTGGAGACAACGTAACATTCATTAATAACTGTAATATTAACTTTACAAATATCTGTACAGTAAGATGCGGTTTTTGTGCATTTGGAAAGGATGCCGATGACCCTGACGCCTACATATTAAGTGACGAAGAAATTCTGGCTAAGGCTGAAGGTGCTGTAGCAAGCGGCGCTCGTGAATTCACACTGATGGGGGGCGTGCTTCCGGATGCTGATATTGATTATTACGAACATCTGCTAACCATTTTAAAGGACAGCTATCCTGATGTTGCAATTCACGGTTTTTCACCGACAATGGTCAGGGATGCCTGTTTGGTATCAGGAATTGACGTTGCTGAAGGTTTTGAAATACTCAAAAAAGCAGGTCTTGATACTCTGCCTGGAACTGCAGCAGAAATTCTAACAGACCGTTCCAGAGAAATTATATGTCCTGAAAAGGTAAGCGTAGCCGAATGGATAGATATTGTAAAAACCGCACAGGAAGTTGGAATTCCGGGCTCTGCAACTATAATGTACGGTCATGTAGAAACTTTAGAAGAAAGAGTAGAGCACATTGACATTATCAGACAGATTCAGGAAGACACTCACGGATTCACTGAATTTATTCCAATGACATTTATGCATGAATATTCTCCAATCTTTTTGGAAGGCCAGTCCGATCTTGGAGCTACCGGAACTCAGGATTTAAAATTATATGCAGTTTCAAGACTGATGCTAAGGGATATAGTTCCGAATATTCAGGTGTCCTGGGTAAAAATGGGATTCAGATTTGCACAGGTGGCACTGACAGCCGGTACAAACGACCTTGGAGGAACTTTAGGTGGAGATGAACTGTCTGAAGCTTCAGGAGCACCGGACGGTGTTGATGCATCAATTGATACATTGGCAAGAATGGTTAAGGATTTGGGAAGAAATCCGATTGAAAGGAATTCCAAATACACTGAATTTTATCCGATTGAATAG
- the comE gene encoding sulfopyruvate decarboxylase subunit beta, with protein MARYEAIQDIMNQIDDEIVVCNIGFPSRELYEIDDRDKNFYMIGSMGLASSIGLGLALSKPDEDIVVIDGDGSLLMNMGSLVTIFATNPSNLTWIVIDNGAYGSTGNQDTYAQLIDLVDIAKSVGFKNSYDFKDIDLKEIINSNDASFIVYNTEAGNSKAPIIDLSPIEIKERFMKAIK; from the coding sequence ATGGCAAGATATGAAGCTATTCAGGATATTATGAACCAGATTGACGATGAGATTGTAGTGTGCAACATAGGATTTCCGTCAAGGGAGCTGTATGAAATTGATGACAGGGATAAAAACTTCTATATGATCGGATCAATGGGTCTTGCATCATCAATCGGATTGGGCCTTGCACTTTCAAAACCCGATGAAGACATTGTTGTGATTGACGGTGACGGCTCTCTTTTGATGAACATGGGCTCTCTTGTAACAATATTTGCCACAAATCCTTCAAATTTAACATGGATTGTTATTGACAACGGTGCATATGGTTCAACAGGAAATCAGGATACCTATGCGCAATTGATTGACCTTGTTGATATTGCAAAAAGCGTCGGCTTTAAAAACAGCTATGACTTTAAAGACATTGATTTAAAAGAAATTATAAACAGCAATGATGCAAGTTTTATTGTGTATAACACTGAAGCCGGCAATTCAAAAGCTCCAATTATTGATTTAAGTCCAATTGAAATTAAAGAAAGATTTATGAAAGCTATTAAATAA